The following nucleotide sequence is from Podospora bellae-mahoneyi strain CBS 112042 chromosome 1 map unlocalized CBS112042p_1, whole genome shotgun sequence.
GGAGTTTAGGGAGTTGgatgtgtttttttttggggggggagtttACCGGTTTTGATTGATTTTCAGTTCGGAAAGTCTTTACTATATGGCATGTGCTGGACTTGGTTTTGTTCACTTGTGGTTTGATGGTTATTTTTGGATGAAAATAAGCGAGCGAGTAGGCGAGCAATGGTCTTGGGGGGATTTTGTCTCTCTGTGGATTTaaggggtgaggggggttgatatGGAGAGGATCAAGTCATGTGTCATATGTAGCTGTCTATTGGGATGTCAAAAATGAGATAGTTGTCGGTCAAGGGACTTTTCGGGTTTGTTGTGCCCTGTTTGCGAGTGTCAAGTTTCCCTAAAACCTTCGATATCACTCTATGACGATAGGTGTTTCAAACGTAGATACGTAAAATTAGAGACCATAGTTCAAAAGCTCAAAAATACATCCTATCCCATAACCTGCTCACTACCAGATAACTAAGCATGATTACAAGCCAAATCCCAACATGCAAACCCTCTTCCCTTTTACTCGCCCttgctcccctccttcacctccgcCCCCTGATGCCCATCCCTATTagccctccaaacccccccatcctcaaactcctcccgTTTCCaaacctccagcttctccttgcactcctccagcgcctcctcgcccgcgAGCCACGCAGCCTTCCGATGGGCAGAGCTCACCGCGATGAGGATACTCTCCTCGCCTATGGGGACTGTGCCCAGGCGATGGACGATGGCGATTCCTCTTAGGGCGTGCTTGGTCAGAAGCGAagaggcgatggaggagagggtttggagggcTAGGGGGCGGTACGAGGTGTAGGTTAGGGAGGTGACGGGTTTGGAGGCGAAGTTGTTTCTTGTCGTGCCGGCAAAGGTGACGATGGCGCCCGCCTCTGGGCTGCGGACTTTGTCCATTATTGAGAGGAtgtcgagggggaggtcggtGAGGGAGACGTAGATTCCcgggagggagatgaaggatTCTCCctctgggggtggggggttgacTTGATCTTGGGTTGTCATCATTGGTGCACTGCTCGTGGTTGTGTGAGGGGAGGACAAAGTCAGGGGTTCAAGGAGCAGTGTTGCTCAGGTCTGGGTGGGCGTGTATCGTTTCACCGAGAAATATTGAGGATGGAGCGTAAAATGGGTTCATGAAAGCATTGTTTGGCTCTTGCAAGTTAGCAGTTTTTTCATTGAtatcatcaacttcatcaagCACCCACCAGCTGTAATGAGCCACACCGTGGAGGCAGAGGGTCATCGGCGACTACTTATTGATGGGCCTCGCAAATCGAGTGCAAATGTATTTTTTTGGGGATTTGGAACTGCTGTGCTGCTTCAAACTTCTTATTGgctcatcaaccacaccatctcTGTCTTTCGTCTGTAAGTGGCCCCCTCAACACCGTGCTTATCAACGGCGAGCCCACACTGTGGCCCCGCGATGCTAGCCCACTGTCGATAAGATTAGATAATCGGAATATCTTCGGTTACTAACGGCTGCTGCAGACTGCTACCAGGTAAAGCTTGCGACTCGGTATTTCCTGCGACTGCATCCCTTTGACAAGGGCAAAAGGCTAAAAATCTGTGGCCTGTGTGGTGACCTGAAGTATACCTACTACAGCCCCCTATCTTTAATGTACCTTTTTCTAAACGCGTGTATAGGAACCGCGTGTTTTCTTACCTAAAACTCTTCAATTTTAAATTTCTAATTTTCGAGCTATATCCGAGAGGATGAAGTGATATTTTTTTCTTAGTCCCACATTATTTTTACTATAATGACTGTAACTACGTTAATTAAGTTGGTAAGATTACGGATTTTACTTTCAAAAATAAACTCGGAAATTTCGGTTTCATTTACGTTAATGTTATTGTACTAAACTTTATTAGCGATTATTTCGATAAAGCcgatatttttattataaataaagcgttaaataattaaaactaaaaaaaataacGAAATAAGTATTAAAACTTGCTTTATTAAGGCATTTGAATTACGCGACGGATTTTATATAATTCACTAGcgttatatattaattcAATAACTTATCGAATATCAATGTATAATTTctataaataaatattaaggttattttaaatatacgAAAAAAATGGAATATATATAACAACGATTAAGTTTATATATAGGATTATTCTTTTGTTAAATAAAATAGTGTTGAAATAAGTGCTATGGAAGCCTGTCAAATATAGGCTCGAAGAGCTATCAACGCAGTATACTGAAAGCAAAGAAAACTTTAACTGCAGCATTCGAAAGTTACAgagtatgacgaacccctatccagaacctctgaaagggatactagttagaggctacttctgaataatcctggttcggtacagctaaatagtgtacgacaagatgtcttaATGTAATTACAAGATATTGTAAttacaacttgaattgcatactgcggaactgtctatctacaccagccagttcctccgtatatatagatcaggggaccgtggaccgttgacttacagacggtcctcggtcctctccggattggccgatatgggaccgtggaccgtgagacccaccacggtcctcggtccccaccttattggtccgttctgtcctactggaccgtgagccccgctcgatcgcccggtccagccctgattagtccggtgtgccccactgtctcccaaaaccgtgacagtatagctaaatagtatataataaatagttTATTTTAATCATAATAGTTAAAATACTAAcgattataatttatattatatattacggaactatttatttatactagctagttccttcgtatatatagacctcgggacTTTAAATCCTTACTCTATTATAGCCCCGATTACTTTTAGCACATTATATCCTATAGAGTGCTcgttatattatactttcGATTATTACGACGAACCTCTATCTAGAAactctaaaagggatactggttaaaGGTACTTCTAgataatcctggttcggtatagctaaatagtgtataataaatagtttattttaattataatagttAAGATACTACGATTAtaacttatattatatactgcggaactatctatccATACTAGCTaaattttttatatataaacctGTGATTTTTACgattatagtaattattcCGCTTATTTCTAATAATCACAATGATCGTTATAATCCTCCGTGGCTCCCTATTGGTTATACTTCCGTGATCACTGTATCTTCCCAGTTCGTTGTCTATAATTGCGTATCCTTATCCTAATTGGTTCTGCTAGCGATTAGCTAtgcgtcttgtgccccgcacCCAGTCCGTCCTGCCTATTGGCATAACTGTGACACTTTAGTACGTAGCTTCCTTTCGATATAATCGATACTTCCTATATTAAAATagtgagaaaacacacaaaacgACCATAACACtacaaatataccctcaacaAGTCTCTGGATaaacacacctgcgtgacagtaGCTCGCTCGCAAGCtgcacttcacgtaggataaacaaaagactctgtgaGTTCGCAGGCTATACGATAAGTACCGGATTAGCCTAAttagagggccagaactACCTGCATATATGTAAAGCGtaaaatacgaagaaataaaagtcgataatttatttaaaatagaatgtccgaagtAAACcgcttatatatataaccctGAACCCCCAATCTTtagagagccccacttccttacttatACCTTCAGGCCTGTGGTCGCACCCTAAACCAGTATATAATACAAGTTAAATCGTTAGTatcttagctattgtgattaAGATAAGCtattgttgtacactgtttagctataccgaaccaggattgtttaGAAGTGCCTTTAACCAGTATCTTTTTTAGTGGTTCTAGATAAGGGTTTGTCACAAAAATATATTCGAAGCTCTTTTATAATGATTTTTGTTATTCATTAGTCTTTTAgttataaaagtattttaataCTTCTTTATATGTTAAAAGATTTTTGAAATGATATGAAgttatttcttttattaaatataaatttaagAAAAAAATCATTGCGATTATTTT
It contains:
- the NIT8 gene encoding Molybdopterin synthase catalytic subunit (COG:H; EggNog:ENOG503P48G); this translates as MTTQDQVNPPPPEGESFISLPGIYVSLTDLPLDILSIMDKVRSPEAGAIVTFAGTTRNNFASKPVTSLTYTSYRPLALQTLSSIASSLLTKHALRGIAIVHRLGTVPIGEESILIAVSSAHRKAAWLAGEEALEECKEKLEVWKREEFEDGGVWRANRDGHQGAEVKEGSKGE